One stretch of Corvus hawaiiensis isolate bCorHaw1 chromosome 1, bCorHaw1.pri.cur, whole genome shotgun sequence DNA includes these proteins:
- the SSR1 gene encoding translocon-associated protein subunit alpha isoform X1, translating into MSRLSQLLLLALLVFPAALLLGGARGGPGSGLLVAAQDATEDEEAVEDTVVEDEDDEAEVEEDEPTDLTEEKEEEDLSGEPKASPSADTTILFVKGEDFPANNIVKFLVGFTNKGTEDFIVESLDASFRYPQDYQFYIQNFTALSLNTVVPPQRQATFEYSFIPAEPMGGRPFGLVINLNYRDVNGNVFQDAVFNQTVTIIEKEDGLDGETIFMYMFLAGLGLLVIVGLHQLLESRKRKRPVQKVEMGTSNQNDVDMSWIPQETLNQIMQSRRDKASPRRLPYKRAQKRPVGSDE; encoded by the exons ATGAGCCGCCTGtcgcagctgctgctgctcgctCTGCTCGTCTTCCCCGCCGCGCTGCTGCTCGGGGGCGCCCGCGGCGGCCCAG GCTCAGGTTTATTAGTTGCAGCTCAGGATGCTACAGAAGATGAGGAAGCTGTGGAAGATACTGTAgttgaagatgaagatgatgaagctGAAGTTGAAGAAGATGAACCAACAGACTTG acagaagaaaaggaggaagaagactTGTCAGGAGAACCTAAAGCCTCACCTAGTGCTGATACAACCATCTTATTTGTGAAAGGTGAAG aCTTTCCAGCGAACAACATTGTAAAATTTTTGGTGGGCTTCACCAATAAGGGTACAGAGGATTTCATTGTCGAGTCTCTGGACGCTTCTTTCCGGTACCCTCAAGACTACCAGTTTTACATCCAGAACTTCACGGCTCTCTCTCTGAACACAGTAGTTCCACCACAGAGACAAGCCACGTTTGAGTACTCCTTCATCCCTGCTGAGCCTATGGGTGGTCGTCCTTTCGGTCTGGTTATCAATCTCAACTACAGAGATGTAAAT GGCAATGTGTTTCAAGATGCTGTCTTCAATCAAACTGTTACAATTATTGAGAAAGAAGATGGGCTGGATGGAGAAAC GATCTTCATGTACATGTTCCTCGCTGGACTCGGTCTGCTGGTCATTGTTGGCCTACATCAGTTACTAGAGTCGAGGAAG aggaaaagacCAGTACAGAAAGTAGAGATGGGAACATCAAACCAGAACGATGTTGATATGAGCTGGATTCCCCAAGAAACTTTAAATCAAATAA TGCAGAGTAGAAGAG ATAAAGCTTCACCGAGGAGGTTGCCCTACAAGAGGGCACAGAAGAGACCAGTGGGCTCTGATGAGTAA
- the SSR1 gene encoding translocon-associated protein subunit alpha isoform X2: protein MSRLSQLLLLALLVFPAALLLGGARGGPGSGLLVAAQDATEDEEAVEDTVVEDEDDEAEVEEDEPTDLTEEKEEEDLSGEPKASPSADTTILFVKGEDFPANNIVKFLVGFTNKGTEDFIVESLDASFRYPQDYQFYIQNFTALSLNTVVPPQRQATFEYSFIPAEPMGGRPFGLVINLNYRDVNGNVFQDAVFNQTVTIIEKEDGLDGETIFMYMFLAGLGLLVIVGLHQLLESRKRKRPVQKVEMGTSNQNDVDMSWIPQETLNQINKASPRRLPYKRAQKRPVGSDE, encoded by the exons ATGAGCCGCCTGtcgcagctgctgctgctcgctCTGCTCGTCTTCCCCGCCGCGCTGCTGCTCGGGGGCGCCCGCGGCGGCCCAG GCTCAGGTTTATTAGTTGCAGCTCAGGATGCTACAGAAGATGAGGAAGCTGTGGAAGATACTGTAgttgaagatgaagatgatgaagctGAAGTTGAAGAAGATGAACCAACAGACTTG acagaagaaaaggaggaagaagactTGTCAGGAGAACCTAAAGCCTCACCTAGTGCTGATACAACCATCTTATTTGTGAAAGGTGAAG aCTTTCCAGCGAACAACATTGTAAAATTTTTGGTGGGCTTCACCAATAAGGGTACAGAGGATTTCATTGTCGAGTCTCTGGACGCTTCTTTCCGGTACCCTCAAGACTACCAGTTTTACATCCAGAACTTCACGGCTCTCTCTCTGAACACAGTAGTTCCACCACAGAGACAAGCCACGTTTGAGTACTCCTTCATCCCTGCTGAGCCTATGGGTGGTCGTCCTTTCGGTCTGGTTATCAATCTCAACTACAGAGATGTAAAT GGCAATGTGTTTCAAGATGCTGTCTTCAATCAAACTGTTACAATTATTGAGAAAGAAGATGGGCTGGATGGAGAAAC GATCTTCATGTACATGTTCCTCGCTGGACTCGGTCTGCTGGTCATTGTTGGCCTACATCAGTTACTAGAGTCGAGGAAG aggaaaagacCAGTACAGAAAGTAGAGATGGGAACATCAAACCAGAACGATGTTGATATGAGCTGGATTCCCCAAGAAACTTTAAATCAAATAA ATAAAGCTTCACCGAGGAGGTTGCCCTACAAGAGGGCACAGAAGAGACCAGTGGGCTCTGATGAGTAA